A single Glycine soja cultivar W05 chromosome 14, ASM419377v2, whole genome shotgun sequence DNA region contains:
- the LOC114385088 gene encoding allene oxide synthase 1, chloroplastic-like, with translation MASSASTTLSSPFLRLELPSRTKKRSSSIIPVPSIRASVSEKPPLPAVSVTSPEPSKLPIRKIPGDCGFPVIGPLKDRQDYFYKQGRDEFFKSRIQKYQSTVFRTNMPPGPFLAPNPNVVVLLDAKTFPILFDNSKVDKRDVFTGTFMPSTQLTGGYRVLSYLDPSEPKHSLLKQLMFFLLKSRRAHVISEFHASYKDLFHELEANLAEAGKASFGDANDQAAFNFLARSLFNSNPADTKLGRDGPKIVQKWVLFQLGPILRLGLPQFLEESTIRSFRLPFSLIQKDYQRLYDFFYQSSGSVLDEAERLGITRDEACHNLLFATCFNSFGGMKLFFPNVLKWIGRAGVKLHARLAEEIRSAVRGAGGEITMAAMENMPLMKSVVYEAFRIDPPVPLQFGRAKRDLIIESHDHAFQVKEGEMLFGYQPFATKDPRIFERAEEFVGDRFVGEEGEKLLKHVLWSNGPETESPTIGNKQCAGKDFVTLVSRLLVVEFFLRYDSFEIQVGTSPLGSSVTITSLKRASF, from the exons ATGGCATCCTCAGCCTCCACCACGCTCTCCTCTCCCTTCCTTCGACTGGAATTACCCTCCAGAACAAAGAAACGATCTTCATCAATTATTCCTGTTCCCTCCATCCGAGCCTCTGTCTCCGAGAAACCACCGCTACCGGCTGTGTCGGTTACCTCCCCTGAGCCAAGCAAGCTCCCCATCCGCAAAATCCCCGGCGACTGCGGGTTCCCGGTGATCGGTCCCTTGAAGGACCGGCAAGACTATTTCTACAAGCAGGGCCGCGACGAGTTCTTCAAGTCCCGCATCCAAAAGTACCAGTCAACTGTCTTCCGTACCAACATGCCACCTGGCCCCTTCCTCGCCCCCAACCCAAACGTCGTCGTTCTCCTCGACGCAAAAACCTTCCCCATCCTCTTCGACAACTCCAAGGTCGACAAAAGAGATGTTTTCACCGGCACCTTCATGCCTTCCACCCAACTCACCGGCGGCTACAGAGTCCTCTCCTACCTTGACCCCTCCGAACCCAAACACTCCCTCCTCAAACAACTCATGTTCTTCCTCCTCAAATCCCGACGCGCCCACGTCATCTCTGAGTTCCACGCGTCCTACAAAGACCTCTTCCACGAGCTCGAAGCCAACCTCGCCGAAGCTGGCAAAGCCAGCTTCGGCGACGCCAACGACCAAGCCGCCTTCAACTTCTTGGCACGCTCCCTCTTCAACTCCAACCCCGCCGACACCAAACTTGGCCGCGACGGCCCTAAAATCGTTCAGAAATGGGTCCTATTTCAGCTCGGCCCAATCCTCCGCTTGGGCCTCCCTCAATTCTTGGAAGAATCAACAATCCGGAGCTTCCGCCTACCGTTCTCTCTGATCCAAAaagattaccagagactctacGATTTCTTCTACCAGTCTTCTGGTTCTGTGCTAGACGAAGCGGAGCGATTGGGGATCACGCGCGATGAGGCTTGCCATAATTTGTTATTCGCCACGTGCTTCAACTCCTTCGGCGGGATGAAGCTGTTCTTCCCGAACGTGTTGAAGTGGATCGGACGCGCCGGGGTGAAGCTCCACGCGCGCCTGGCGGAGGAGATTCGCTCCGCCGTGAGAGGCGCCGGCGGGGAGATCACCATGGCGGCGATGGAGAACATGCCGCTGATGAAGTCGGTGGTGTACGAGGCGTTCCGCATCGACCCGCCGGTGCCGTTGCAGTTCGGGAGGGCGAAGAGGGACTTGATCATCGAGAGCCACGACCACGCATTTcag GTGAAGGAAGGGGAAATGCTGTTCGGATACCAACCGTTTGCGACGAAGGATCCTAGGATCTTCGAGAGGGCCGAGGAGTTTGTGGGGGACAGGTTCGTCGGGGAGGAAGGGGAAAAGCTTCTGAAACACGTGCTGTGGTCCAATGGCCCTGAGACCGAATCTCCGACAATTGGGAACAAGCAATGCGCCGGAAAAGACTTCGTCACCTTGGTTTCGAGGCTTCTCGTCGTGGAGTTTTTTCTCCGCTACGACTCGTTCGAGATTCAAGTGGGAACTTCTCCATTGGGTTCTTCCGTTACTATTACTTCCCTAAAGAGAGCAAGCTTTTAG